A portion of the Mesobacillus sp. AQ2 genome contains these proteins:
- a CDS encoding YusG family protein: MALNQQKIDITDRVTGKLENGQIQLYLEKEPIGNIELPEGIQMKLEHHYEAEQNKIYQHVSVPDQSEQRYTDCDEGGWC, from the coding sequence ATGGCTTTGAACCAGCAAAAAATCGATATCACAGACAGGGTAACAGGAAAACTGGAAAATGGTCAGATCCAACTTTACCTTGAAAAAGAACCTATTGGGAACATCGAGCTTCCTGAAGGGATCCAGATGAAACTTGAGCATCATTATGAAGCAGAACAGAATAAGATTTACCAGCATGTATCAGTACCGGACCAATCTGAGCAACGGTATACTGACTGTGATGAAGGCGGCTGGTGCTAA
- a CDS encoding acetyl-CoA C-acetyltransferase — protein MREAVIVAGARTPVGKAKKGTLANVRPDDLGALVVRETLKRAGNYEGNIDDLIIGCAMPEAEQGLNMARNIGALAGLSHEVPAITINRYCSSGLQAIANASERIMLGHADTIIAGGAESMSLVPMMGHVVRPNSKLAETAPQYYMGMGHTAEEVAKKYGISREDQDAFAVRSHQRAAKAIQEGKFEDEIVPVDVTLRTVGKDNKLVEKTIQFKHDEGVRPDTNMETLAKLRPAFNINGTVTAGNSSQTSDGAAAVMVMDREKAESLGLKPLAKFRSFALGGVPPEIMGIGPVVAIPKALKLAGLQVSDIGVFELNEAFASQSIQVIRELGLDEEKVNVNGGAIALGHPLGTTGAKLTLTVIHEMKRRNEQFGVVTMCIGGGMGAAGVFELL, from the coding sequence ATGAGAGAAGCGGTAATCGTAGCCGGAGCACGGACACCGGTCGGAAAGGCGAAAAAAGGAACTCTTGCTAACGTCCGGCCTGATGATCTTGGAGCTCTTGTAGTAAGAGAAACTCTAAAGCGTGCAGGCAATTATGAAGGGAATATTGATGATTTGATCATCGGCTGTGCTATGCCAGAAGCAGAGCAAGGATTGAATATGGCGCGTAATATCGGTGCCTTAGCTGGATTGTCACATGAAGTGCCGGCGATCACCATCAACCGTTATTGCTCTTCAGGACTGCAGGCGATTGCGAATGCATCCGAGCGCATCATGCTTGGCCATGCAGACACAATCATTGCCGGCGGTGCGGAATCAATGAGCCTGGTGCCGATGATGGGCCATGTCGTCCGTCCAAACTCGAAGCTTGCTGAAACAGCTCCGCAATATTATATGGGAATGGGCCATACTGCTGAAGAAGTAGCAAAGAAATACGGAATTTCCCGTGAAGACCAGGATGCTTTTGCAGTAAGAAGCCATCAGCGCGCGGCAAAAGCAATCCAGGAAGGCAAATTTGAGGATGAAATCGTTCCTGTTGATGTAACCCTCCGTACCGTAGGAAAAGACAATAAGCTTGTCGAAAAGACAATCCAATTCAAACATGATGAAGGTGTACGCCCTGATACGAACATGGAAACTCTTGCGAAACTGCGTCCGGCATTCAATATCAACGGCACAGTCACTGCAGGGAACTCCTCTCAGACAAGTGACGGAGCAGCGGCTGTCATGGTCATGGACCGTGAAAAGGCTGAATCACTAGGATTGAAACCACTTGCTAAATTCCGTTCATTCGCACTTGGCGGAGTGCCGCCTGAAATCATGGGAATCGGTCCTGTCGTGGCAATTCCAAAAGCATTGAAGCTTGCTGGACTGCAGGTATCTGACATTGGTGTCTTCGAACTGAACGAAGCATTTGCTTCCCAATCCATCCAGGTCATCCGTGAGCTGGGTCTTGATGAGGAGAAGGTCAATGTCAACGGCGGAGCGATCGCATTGGGCCACCCGCTGGGAACAACTGGCGCAAAATTGACTTTGACAGTAATCCACGAAATGAAACGCAGAAATGAGCAATTCGGTGTCGTCACGATGTGTATCGGCGGTGGCATGGGAGCAGCTGGAGTTTTTGAGCTTTTATAG
- a CDS encoding DUF2573 family protein, whose protein sequence is MENNMNEQINGLLEKYTELLVGEASAENIEKVKTWILYGHIAKSMPPLAKHWNAEYPEAKEQIKNVIAEIKEMNERNRQK, encoded by the coding sequence ATGGAGAATAATATGAATGAACAAATCAACGGATTGCTGGAAAAGTATACTGAACTTCTGGTTGGCGAAGCCTCAGCTGAAAATATCGAAAAGGTAAAAACGTGGATTTTGTACGGTCATATCGCCAAGTCAATGCCGCCTCTGGCTAAACATTGGAATGCGGAATATCCAGAGGCAAAGGAGCAGATCAAGAATGTGATCGCGGAAATCAAAGAAATGAATGAGCGAAACCGCCAGAAATAA
- the gcvH gene encoding glycine cleavage system protein GcvH has protein sequence MNTPKDLRYSAEHEWVKVEGEKVRVGITDFAQSELGDIVFVELPEVGDEITLDQPFGSVESVKTVSELYAPVSGKVVEINEELNDSPEFVNESPYEKAWMITVELTDSSEVEKLMTPEQYEEMIKE, from the coding sequence ATGAATACACCAAAAGATTTACGTTATTCTGCAGAACACGAATGGGTAAAAGTTGAAGGAGAAAAGGTTCGCGTGGGCATTACTGATTTCGCTCAATCCGAGCTTGGTGACATCGTTTTCGTCGAACTTCCAGAAGTGGGAGACGAAATCACTTTGGACCAGCCTTTCGGAAGCGTTGAATCAGTTAAGACCGTATCTGAGCTATATGCACCAGTGAGCGGCAAGGTTGTTGAAATCAACGAAGAACTGAACGACAGCCCTGAATTCGTTAACGAATCTCCTTATGAAAAAGCATGGATGATTACAGTTGAACTCACAGACAGCAGTGAAGTAGAAAAGCTTATGACACCAGAACAATACGAAGAAATGATCAAAGAATAA
- a CDS encoding arsenate reductase family protein, whose amino-acid sequence MEKTFYWYPKCGTCRNAKKWLDQHEVAYNEVHIVENPPTQSQLEEMLEKSGLEIKKFFNTSGQKYRELGLKDKIKTASRNELLELLASDGMLIKRPLMTDGEKVTVGFKEDEYEKAWL is encoded by the coding sequence ATGGAAAAAACGTTTTATTGGTACCCTAAATGTGGTACGTGCAGGAATGCGAAGAAATGGCTCGACCAGCATGAAGTTGCCTATAACGAAGTACATATTGTTGAAAATCCGCCAACCCAGTCACAGCTGGAAGAAATGCTTGAGAAAAGCGGCCTCGAGATCAAGAAGTTTTTTAACACGAGCGGTCAAAAGTATCGTGAGCTTGGATTGAAAGACAAAATCAAGACGGCATCCAGAAATGAATTGCTGGAACTGCTGGCATCTGATGGTATGCTCATCAAACGCCCGCTGATGACAGATGGCGAAAAAGTGACCGTAGGTTTCAAAGAAGATGAGTATGAAAAAGCATGGCTGTAA
- a CDS encoding YuzL family protein, whose protein sequence is MARMKKDPSKAGVSAASVKGDAGPSMSKGGERKQNSQNSQYKK, encoded by the coding sequence ATGGCAAGAATGAAAAAAGATCCGTCCAAAGCTGGTGTAAGTGCAGCAAGCGTCAAAGGCGATGCAGGCCCGTCAATGAGTAAGGGCGGAGAAAGAAAGCAGAACAGCCAGAACAGCCAATATAAAAAATAG
- a CDS encoding MFS transporter gives MALYQEWADQIKSYNRNIKLTFLANILTQIGLGIFMVIYNFYIRELGFNELVNGKVISMTFLSTALVLIPAGVMSDRASRKKLMLFGAFSTGIILFTRSMVESQELLILFSFGTGLASAFIQVSIIPWLAENSQPEQRVHIFSIHFAAMTAANVVGSLLGGILTDVFSLFLPELESIRFTLVAGSALFLAALLPIFRLKEVRIENQTDRKFMDFKRGIPHKASLKIIILFAVAQLMIGFGAGLVIPYLNLYFADRFMASNSLIGLVISLGQGATAAAMIIGPMVVRRLGEVKAIVVLQMLSLPFLLLTAYTQHFWLAALGFLFRQALMNAGNPIQMSLMMSKVDDSMKGLANSVNQMVFNLGWAIMGPVSTGIVLKYGSYWGYAAVFTITAGIYLVGSTYFFFVFKAMDKTKSAISATKTA, from the coding sequence ATGGCTCTTTATCAAGAGTGGGCAGACCAAATCAAAAGTTATAATCGCAATATAAAATTGACCTTCCTGGCAAACATCCTCACCCAAATCGGTCTAGGGATCTTTATGGTGATTTATAATTTTTACATACGAGAGCTGGGATTCAATGAACTGGTAAACGGGAAAGTGATTTCAATGACGTTTCTTTCCACGGCACTGGTACTCATTCCGGCAGGCGTTATGAGCGACAGGGCTAGCCGGAAAAAGCTGATGCTGTTTGGAGCATTCTCGACTGGAATCATTTTATTTACACGGAGTATGGTTGAGAGTCAGGAACTACTGATATTGTTTTCATTTGGTACTGGTCTTGCGTCCGCTTTTATCCAGGTTTCCATCATTCCGTGGCTGGCAGAAAACTCCCAACCTGAACAGCGCGTGCATATCTTCAGCATACATTTTGCAGCGATGACAGCAGCCAATGTTGTCGGAAGCCTTTTGGGCGGAATCCTTACAGATGTGTTTTCTTTATTCCTCCCTGAACTGGAGAGTATCCGTTTCACATTGGTCGCTGGTTCAGCACTGTTTCTGGCCGCACTTCTTCCTATTTTCCGACTTAAGGAAGTACGGATAGAAAACCAGACAGACAGAAAGTTCATGGATTTTAAAAGAGGAATCCCTCATAAAGCGAGCCTTAAAATCATCATTCTATTTGCGGTCGCACAGTTGATGATCGGCTTCGGTGCTGGACTGGTCATCCCTTACTTGAATCTTTATTTTGCTGATCGGTTCATGGCATCAAATTCACTGATTGGCCTGGTCATTTCACTTGGACAGGGAGCAACTGCAGCAGCCATGATCATTGGTCCGATGGTTGTGCGCAGGCTTGGGGAAGTGAAAGCAATCGTTGTCCTGCAAATGCTCTCCCTCCCGTTTTTGCTGCTTACTGCTTACACTCAGCATTTCTGGCTTGCTGCCCTTGGCTTTTTATTTCGACAAGCCCTCATGAACGCAGGGAATCCAATTCAAATGTCGCTAATGATGTCGAAGGTTGATGATTCGATGAAAGGATTGGCCAACTCTGTGAATCAAATGGTATTTAACCTTGGATGGGCGATTATGGGACCGGTTTCGACGGGAATCGTTTTGAAATATGGCTCCTATTGGGGATATGCGGCGGTTTTCACCATCACAGCAGGTATTTATTTAGTAGGATCAACTTACTTCTTCTTTGTCTTCAAGGCGATGGACAAAACAAAATCCGCCATCTCAGCCACCAAGACCGCTTGA
- a CDS encoding spore coat protein codes for MNQNQQKIQNPETQVQKTPQMNERDFINDILTTEKYMTDAYTQALHEASHDQLFQDVLAIYTETANAQRSLYNLMFKKGWYAVEAADAQKLQQSHQQFQGYTNQFPYGGQQLQ; via the coding sequence ATGAACCAGAATCAGCAGAAAATCCAAAATCCAGAAACACAGGTGCAGAAGACACCACAAATGAATGAGCGTGATTTCATCAATGATATTTTAACGACAGAAAAATACATGACTGACGCTTACACACAGGCACTCCATGAAGCGAGCCACGATCAGCTGTTCCAGGATGTACTTGCAATCTACACAGAAACAGCAAACGCACAGCGCAGCCTTTACAACTTGATGTTCAAAAAGGGCTGGTACGCAGTCGAAGCGGCGGACGCGCAAAAGCTGCAGCAATCACACCAGCAATTCCAGGGGTATACGAATCAATTTCCTTATGGCGGACAGCAGCTTCAGTAA
- a CDS encoding proline dehydrogenase, translated as MEQLMRNFFLFLSKNKFFTKMAKKYGLRLGAKRFVSGESVEQAVAVIKELNSKKLAATVDYLGEFVDNEREANERAESSIAMIKAIGREKLNAQMSVKMTSLGFDISEKVVMNNMRRIMDTAKENNVFVTIDMEDYERCEKTLDIFRQLKSEYDNIGTVIQAYLYRTEKDIEDLNQYSPNLRLVKGAYKESPEVAFPEKKDVDENFKKIIKMHMLNGNYTAVASHDDNIIDFTKEFAKANNIPKTQFEFQMLFGIMPERQLQLAEEGYTMRVYVPFGTDWYGYFMRRLAERPANVAFVLKGMLKK; from the coding sequence ATGGAACAACTAATGAGGAACTTTTTTCTTTTTCTATCAAAAAATAAATTTTTCACCAAAATGGCGAAAAAGTATGGCCTGCGTTTAGGAGCGAAACGCTTCGTATCAGGGGAAAGTGTCGAGCAGGCAGTGGCAGTCATCAAGGAACTGAATAGCAAGAAGCTTGCGGCAACTGTCGACTATCTTGGCGAATTCGTTGACAATGAACGAGAAGCGAACGAGAGAGCGGAAAGTTCAATTGCGATGATCAAAGCGATTGGCCGAGAAAAATTAAATGCCCAGATGAGCGTTAAAATGACTTCACTTGGCTTTGACATCTCTGAGAAAGTAGTCATGAACAATATGCGCCGAATCATGGATACTGCCAAGGAGAATAATGTATTCGTGACTATTGATATGGAGGACTACGAGCGCTGCGAGAAGACGCTGGATATTTTCAGACAGCTGAAGTCTGAGTACGATAATATCGGAACCGTCATCCAGGCATATCTATACAGGACAGAAAAGGATATCGAGGATTTAAATCAATACTCACCAAATCTCCGTCTTGTGAAGGGAGCTTACAAAGAGTCTCCGGAAGTAGCTTTCCCTGAGAAGAAGGATGTAGATGAGAACTTCAAGAAAATCATCAAGATGCATATGCTGAATGGAAATTATACAGCAGTTGCCTCACATGATGACAATATCATCGATTTCACGAAGGAATTCGCGAAGGCGAACAATATCCCGAAAACCCAGTTCGAATTCCAGATGCTGTTCGGGATCATGCCGGAAAGACAGCTCCAGCTTGCTGAAGAAGGCTATACGATGCGCGTTTATGTGCCTTTCGGAACAGACTGGTACGGTTATTTCATGCGCCGCCTTGCAGAACGCCCGGCAAACGTAGCATTTGTTTTAAAAGGAATGCTGAAGAAATAA
- a CDS encoding thioredoxin family protein, producing MEDWTRTDMETFLAEKQTGYLYFYTPMCGTCQVASKMLTVIEQLLPDLPSGKADLNFLPEMAGRFEIESVPCLIVLENGEVQEKIYAFQSVPYLFEKLKELKG from the coding sequence ATGGAAGACTGGACCAGGACGGACATGGAAACATTCCTCGCAGAAAAACAAACGGGTTACCTATACTTTTATACACCAATGTGCGGAACCTGTCAGGTAGCAAGCAAAATGCTGACAGTGATTGAACAACTCCTGCCTGACCTCCCATCGGGGAAAGCCGATTTGAATTTCCTGCCTGAAATGGCAGGACGATTTGAAATAGAAAGTGTACCATGTCTGATTGTATTAGAAAATGGGGAGGTACAGGAGAAAATCTATGCTTTTCAATCAGTTCCGTATCTCTTTGAAAAATTGAAAGAGTTGAAAGGGTAA
- a CDS encoding 3-hydroxyacyl-CoA dehydrogenase/enoyl-CoA hydratase family protein, with protein MRQIQKAAVLGSGVMGSGIAAHLANIGIPTLLLDIVPRELTEQEKAKGLTLEDKQVRNRISAGSLQKLLKQKPAPLASKKNLALIEAGNFEDDMEKLKDVDWVIEVVVENLDIKKKVFTDVDKYRKQGSIISSNTSGISVEAMAEGRSEDFRKHFLGTHFFNPPRYLKLLEVIPTKDTDPKVLSFMKTFGEDQLGKGVVEAKDTPNFIANRIGTYGLLVTVREMVKGGYSVGEVDSVTGPMIGRPKSATFRTLDVVGLDTFAHVAKNVYDQVEGEEKEVFEVPGFMQKMLENGWFGSKSGQGFFLKQGKEILELDPQTMEYGPRKKLKTASTEMAKQEKGLANKMKALVYAKDRAGELLWNIFSPVLVYSADLLGTIADDIVAIDRAMKWGFGWEMGPFEAWDALGVEKAISKMESEGKTVPAWVKEMVEKGFTSFYKEEDGRLSYYNNGEYVTVEENPKSINLKLLKKQNGVIKKNGGASLIDLGDGIALLEFHSHSNSIGPDILQMINFAIDEVEKNYKGLVIGNQGKNFSVGANLAMILMEAQDDNIWDLDMVVRQFQQTTMKIKYSSKPIVAAPFGMTLGGGAEMCLPAAHIQASMETYMGLVEAGVGLIPGGGGNKELYIKHLEGLPKGVDFDLQKVANKVFETIAMAKVSTSGEEARENNFLNEADGISVNSDHLLYDAKQAALNLYETGYKAPVRKKVPVTGEPGYATLLLGAQTMHLSGYISEHDLKIAKKLAYVISGGKVPYGTEVDEQYLLDLEREAFLSLVAEPKSQQRMQHMLVKGKPLRN; from the coding sequence ATGCGACAAATTCAAAAGGCAGCGGTGCTTGGTTCAGGTGTCATGGGATCAGGAATTGCCGCACATCTGGCCAACATCGGGATTCCGACATTGCTGCTGGACATTGTACCTCGGGAATTAACGGAACAGGAAAAAGCGAAAGGCCTGACACTTGAAGATAAGCAGGTGCGCAACCGAATCAGTGCAGGATCACTGCAGAAGTTATTGAAGCAAAAACCGGCACCTTTGGCCTCCAAAAAGAATCTTGCTCTAATTGAAGCGGGCAACTTTGAAGATGATATGGAAAAACTCAAGGATGTAGACTGGGTAATCGAAGTAGTCGTTGAAAACCTTGATATTAAAAAGAAAGTTTTTACGGATGTAGATAAATACCGCAAGCAGGGAAGCATCATCAGCTCCAACACATCCGGAATTTCTGTAGAGGCAATGGCTGAAGGGCGTTCCGAAGATTTCAGGAAGCATTTCCTTGGCACTCACTTCTTCAACCCGCCTCGTTACTTGAAGCTGCTTGAAGTGATTCCTACCAAAGATACGGACCCTAAAGTCCTGTCTTTCATGAAGACGTTCGGTGAAGACCAGCTTGGTAAAGGTGTTGTAGAAGCAAAGGATACGCCTAACTTCATCGCCAACCGAATCGGTACTTACGGATTGCTTGTGACAGTAAGGGAAATGGTCAAAGGCGGGTACAGTGTAGGTGAGGTTGACTCCGTGACTGGTCCAATGATTGGCCGTCCTAAGAGCGCAACATTCCGCACACTTGATGTAGTGGGTCTTGATACTTTCGCGCATGTTGCGAAAAACGTGTATGACCAGGTTGAAGGAGAAGAGAAGGAAGTCTTTGAAGTACCTGGATTCATGCAGAAGATGCTCGAGAACGGCTGGTTTGGAAGCAAGTCAGGACAGGGATTCTTCCTGAAGCAGGGCAAGGAAATCCTGGAACTGGATCCGCAGACAATGGAGTACGGACCGCGCAAGAAACTGAAAACAGCCTCTACAGAAATGGCTAAGCAAGAAAAAGGGCTTGCCAATAAAATGAAAGCGCTTGTTTATGCTAAGGACCGTGCTGGAGAGCTTTTATGGAACATCTTCAGTCCTGTGCTTGTTTACTCAGCTGATTTGCTGGGCACAATTGCTGACGATATCGTTGCGATTGACCGTGCGATGAAGTGGGGATTCGGCTGGGAAATGGGACCTTTCGAAGCATGGGATGCACTGGGTGTCGAAAAAGCAATCAGCAAAATGGAGTCTGAAGGTAAGACTGTTCCTGCATGGGTAAAAGAAATGGTCGAAAAAGGCTTCACTTCTTTCTATAAGGAAGAGGATGGCAGACTGAGCTATTACAACAATGGTGAATACGTAACTGTTGAGGAAAACCCAAAGTCAATCAACCTGAAGCTTTTAAAGAAGCAAAATGGTGTCATTAAAAAGAATGGCGGCGCAAGCCTGATCGACCTTGGCGATGGCATCGCATTGCTGGAGTTCCATTCACACAGCAACTCGATCGGACCTGATATCCTCCAGATGATCAACTTCGCAATCGATGAAGTAGAAAAGAACTACAAAGGACTGGTCATCGGCAACCAGGGCAAAAACTTCTCTGTTGGAGCTAATCTGGCGATGATCCTGATGGAAGCACAGGACGATAACATTTGGGACCTTGATATGGTCGTTCGCCAGTTCCAGCAGACGACGATGAAAATCAAATACAGCTCCAAGCCGATTGTTGCTGCTCCGTTTGGAATGACGCTCGGAGGCGGAGCTGAAATGTGCTTGCCGGCGGCGCATATCCAGGCGTCCATGGAAACATACATGGGACTTGTTGAAGCGGGTGTTGGCCTCATCCCTGGCGGTGGCGGAAACAAGGAGCTTTATATCAAGCACCTTGAAGGCCTGCCAAAAGGCGTCGATTTTGATCTTCAAAAGGTTGCGAACAAGGTATTTGAAACAATTGCGATGGCTAAGGTCTCCACTTCAGGAGAGGAAGCTCGTGAAAATAACTTCCTGAATGAAGCAGACGGCATCAGTGTCAATAGCGATCACTTATTATACGATGCGAAACAGGCTGCATTGAATTTATATGAAACCGGTTATAAAGCACCGGTAAGAAAGAAAGTACCTGTAACTGGTGAGCCGGGATATGCAACCCTGCTGCTGGGTGCTCAAACGATGCACCTGTCCGGATACATTTCAGAACATGACCTGAAGATCGCAAAGAAGCTCGCGTATGTCATCTCAGGCGGAAAAGTGCCGTACGGAACCGAAGTCGATGAGCAATACTTGCTTGATCTTGAAAGGGAAGCGTTCCTGAGTCTGGTGGCAGAACCGAAATCACAGCAGCGCATGCAGCATATGCTCGTAAAAGGAAAACCGTTGCGCAATTAA
- a CDS encoding acyl-CoA dehydrogenase family protein → MGNQTEKLVKGGSFLIEDVSYDHVFTPEDYTDEHKMIAKTTEDFVTNEVLPQVEYIEQHEFDRTVKLLKEAGELGLLGADVPEEYGGLSLDKVSSALIAEKMAVAGGFSISHGAHVGIGSLPIVLFGNEEQKQKYLPVLATGEKLAAYALTEPGSGSDALGAKTTAKLNAEGTHYVLNGEKQWITNAGFADVFVVYAKIDGEQFTAFIVEREYPGVSVGAEEKKMGIKSSSTRTLILEDAQVPVENLLGEAGKGHLIAFNILNIGRYKLGVGATGGAKQAFGLTVKYANQRQQFKTPISQFNLTKEKLATMASKIYATESSVYRTVGLFEERMNQLSEEEINNGKAVADSIAEYAIECSMNKVFATETLDYVVDEGVQIHGGYGFMQEYEIERAYRDSRINRIFEGTNEINRLLVPGTFLRKAMKGELPLLQKAQQLQEELMMLMPEEPGDEPLAQEKYLVKNAKKIGLLAAGLAAQKFGKALEKEQEILVNIADIISNAYSMESAVLRTEKAIAKDGVEKSKQKLLYTQIFCQEAFNEIERDAKETLVATEEGDALRMLTSALRKFTRHTPINVIAKKREAAEKLIDAERFIV, encoded by the coding sequence ATGGGTAACCAAACAGAAAAGCTTGTAAAAGGCGGAAGCTTCTTAATCGAAGATGTATCATATGACCATGTTTTTACTCCAGAGGATTACACAGATGAGCACAAAATGATTGCCAAAACCACTGAGGATTTCGTAACAAACGAAGTGTTGCCTCAGGTTGAATATATCGAGCAGCATGAGTTCGACCGTACTGTAAAACTATTGAAGGAAGCTGGAGAGCTTGGTCTCCTTGGAGCGGACGTTCCTGAAGAGTATGGCGGCTTGAGCCTTGATAAAGTCAGCTCAGCTTTGATCGCTGAAAAGATGGCAGTTGCAGGCGGCTTCTCAATCTCCCACGGTGCACACGTAGGAATCGGGTCATTGCCAATCGTTCTTTTCGGTAATGAAGAACAAAAGCAAAAATATCTTCCTGTACTGGCAACTGGTGAAAAGCTTGCAGCCTATGCACTTACTGAGCCAGGTTCAGGATCAGATGCATTGGGTGCAAAGACAACAGCTAAACTGAATGCTGAAGGCACTCACTACGTCCTTAATGGAGAAAAGCAATGGATTACTAACGCTGGTTTTGCAGATGTATTCGTTGTTTATGCAAAGATCGACGGCGAACAATTCACAGCTTTCATCGTTGAAAGAGAATACCCAGGCGTATCAGTAGGCGCAGAAGAAAAGAAAATGGGCATCAAGAGCTCTTCAACACGTACATTGATTCTTGAAGATGCTCAAGTACCTGTGGAAAACCTTCTTGGTGAAGCAGGAAAAGGCCATCTTATCGCCTTCAATATCCTGAACATCGGCCGTTATAAGTTGGGAGTAGGCGCAACTGGCGGTGCCAAGCAGGCATTCGGTCTGACTGTAAAATATGCGAACCAGCGCCAGCAGTTCAAGACACCTATTTCCCAGTTCAACCTTACAAAAGAAAAGCTTGCAACAATGGCTTCCAAAATCTATGCAACAGAAAGCTCTGTATATCGTACAGTAGGCTTGTTCGAGGAAAGAATGAACCAGCTGTCAGAAGAAGAAATCAACAACGGCAAAGCCGTTGCAGATTCAATTGCTGAGTATGCAATTGAGTGTTCAATGAATAAAGTGTTCGCAACCGAGACACTTGATTATGTAGTTGATGAAGGCGTCCAGATCCACGGTGGATACGGCTTCATGCAAGAGTATGAAATCGAAAGAGCTTACCGTGATTCAAGGATCAACCGTATTTTTGAAGGAACAAATGAAATCAACCGCCTTCTTGTACCGGGAACCTTCCTGCGTAAGGCAATGAAAGGCGAGCTTCCATTATTGCAAAAAGCTCAGCAGCTTCAGGAAGAACTGATGATGCTTATGCCTGAAGAGCCAGGCGATGAGCCACTGGCACAGGAAAAATATCTTGTGAAGAACGCCAAGAAAATTGGCTTGCTTGCAGCTGGATTGGCTGCACAGAAGTTCGGAAAAGCTTTGGAAAAAGAACAGGAAATCCTCGTCAATATCGCAGATATCATTTCAAATGCGTATTCAATGGAATCTGCTGTTCTTCGTACAGAAAAGGCAATCGCAAAAGATGGAGTAGAGAAGAGCAAGCAAAAGCTTCTTTACACTCAAATCTTCTGCCAGGAAGCATTCAATGAAATCGAGCGTGACGCTAAGGAAACGCTTGTGGCTACAGAAGAAGGCGACGCACTTCGCATGCTGACTTCCGCATTGCGCAAGTTCACAAGACACACTCCAATCAACGTTATCGCGAAGAAGCGTGAAGCAGCTGAAAAGCTAATCGATGCAGAACGCTTTATCGTTTAA
- a CDS encoding toprim domain-containing protein codes for MAMDENHKVIIVEGSSDKKKVQTVLKEPVEIICTNGTIGVSKLDELIDSLFDKDVYILVDADASGEKLRKQFKREFPEANHLYIDRMYREVATAPENHLATVLIGANIDVHAEYLEKG; via the coding sequence ATGGCGATGGACGAAAATCACAAGGTGATCATAGTAGAAGGTTCGTCAGACAAAAAGAAAGTACAGACCGTGCTGAAGGAGCCAGTGGAAATTATCTGCACGAATGGGACAATTGGCGTTTCAAAGCTTGATGAGCTGATTGACTCGCTTTTTGATAAAGATGTCTATATCCTCGTAGATGCAGACGCATCAGGCGAAAAGCTGAGGAAGCAATTTAAAAGGGAATTTCCTGAGGCGAACCATCTGTACATTGACAGGATGTACCGGGAAGTGGCAACCGCACCTGAAAATCACCTTGCTACTGTTTTAATCGGAGCAAATATTGATGTTCATGCAGAGTACTTAGAAAAAGGATGA